Proteins found in one Micromonospora sp. WMMD1082 genomic segment:
- a CDS encoding MFS transporter — MTTVDPTPTSLPAALAEPTVPVRRGWIALLFAANLGVWMAFFTPIQVLLPQQIGQIAPANKETMLAVVTGLGALAAVLANPLAGALSDRTCLRFGRWEFGRRHIWTLGGAVLGALALVLLARAHTVLGVALGWVAAQVCFNAMLASLTAAVPDRVPVTQRGGVSGWVGIPQVLGLVLGVVLVTVVFTGDGHGYLAVAAAVLLLALPFALRTADDPLPRAHRPALRGLLAGLWVSPRRHPDFGWAWITRFLVQLGNAFGTLYLLYFLTDEVRVADPEGGLLVLILLYTAGLMATTVVAGRLSDRTGKRKVFVIAAGVVMTAAALLLAAAPTWPVAVVAALVLGAGYGVYLSVDAALITQVLPKATDRAKDLGVINIANSAPQVLGPAIAAPIVVYLGGYPVLYATTAAVTLLGSVLVLKIRSVP; from the coding sequence TGCCGGTCCGGCGGGGGTGGATCGCGCTGCTGTTCGCCGCCAACCTCGGCGTCTGGATGGCCTTCTTCACCCCGATCCAGGTGCTGCTGCCGCAGCAGATCGGGCAGATCGCGCCGGCGAACAAGGAGACCATGCTGGCGGTGGTCACCGGCCTCGGCGCCCTGGCCGCGGTGCTCGCCAACCCGCTCGCCGGCGCGCTGTCGGACCGGACCTGCCTGCGATTCGGCCGGTGGGAGTTCGGCCGCCGGCACATCTGGACCCTCGGCGGCGCGGTGCTCGGCGCGCTGGCCCTGGTGCTGCTCGCGCGGGCGCACACGGTGCTCGGGGTCGCGCTCGGCTGGGTCGCCGCGCAGGTCTGCTTCAACGCGATGCTGGCCAGCCTGACCGCCGCCGTACCGGACCGGGTGCCGGTCACCCAGCGCGGCGGCGTCTCCGGCTGGGTCGGCATCCCGCAGGTGCTGGGGCTGGTCCTCGGCGTCGTGCTGGTCACGGTCGTGTTCACCGGCGACGGCCACGGCTACCTGGCCGTCGCCGCCGCGGTGCTGCTGCTCGCGCTGCCCTTCGCGCTGCGTACCGCCGACGATCCGCTGCCCCGCGCCCACCGGCCGGCGCTGCGTGGCCTGCTCGCCGGGCTGTGGGTGTCGCCGCGCCGGCACCCGGACTTCGGCTGGGCCTGGATAACCCGTTTCCTGGTCCAGCTCGGCAACGCCTTCGGCACCCTCTACCTGCTCTACTTCCTCACCGACGAGGTGCGGGTGGCCGACCCCGAGGGCGGGCTGCTGGTGCTGATCCTGCTCTACACCGCCGGGCTGATGGCCACCACGGTGGTCGCCGGCCGGCTGTCCGACCGTACCGGCAAGCGGAAGGTCTTCGTGATCGCCGCGGGCGTGGTGATGACGGCGGCGGCGCTGCTGCTGGCCGCCGCGCCCACCTGGCCGGTGGCGGTGGTCGCCGCGCTGGTGCTCGGCGCCGGCTACGGGGTGTACCTGTCGGTGGACGCCGCCCTGATCACCCAGGTGCTGCCGAAGGCCACCGACCGGGCCAAGGATCTCGGAGTTATCAACATTGCCAACTCGGCACCGCAGGTGCTCGGCCCGGCCATCGCCGCCCCGATCGTGGTGTACCTGGGCGGCTACCCGGTGCTGTACGCGACCACCGCCGCGGTGACCCTGCTCGGCAGCGTTCTGGTGCTGAAGATCCGCTCCGTGCCGTAA